Proteins from one Ananas comosus cultivar F153 linkage group 5, ASM154086v1, whole genome shotgun sequence genomic window:
- the LOC109709965 gene encoding uncharacterized protein LOC109709965: MVISAEAPARPPEPAAEPARQRREEPLRRGGGGGDHLLLRSLASFPILKTWGSQRLLRCASVNRNGETIGGGGGGGGRRSAAPPRIRYPSAAASAAEEEEEEEEEEEGGRGEIAEVRRKLLVHLREAADRMSLVPFPAPAPAPEPEPEPEPEPDPEPDPSSSAAAATAARPWNLRARKGSSSAAAAAEPAAAAERRTVRLRSEDAERRERPRFSIALTVEEIEEDIYSVTGSRPRRRPRKRPRLIQKHLDSLFPGSWLTEITLDTYRVPE; this comes from the exons ATGGTGATCTCGGCGGAGGCACCGGCGAGGCCGCCGGAGCCCGCGGCGGAGCCGGCGCGGCAGCGGAGGGAGGAGCCGCTGcggaggggcggcggcggaggcgaccACCTCCTTCTCCGGAGCCTCGCGTCGTTCCCGATCTTGAAGACGTGGGGGAGCCAGCGCCTCCTCCGCTGCGCGAGCGTCAACCGCAACGGCGAGacgatcggcggcggcggcggcggagggggccggagatcggcggcgccgccgaggaTCCGGTACCCGTctgcggcggcgtcggcggcggaggaggaggaggaggaggaggaggaggaggagggggggaggggggagatCGCGGAGGTGCGGCGCAAGCTCCTCGTCCACCTTCGCGAGGCCGCGGACCGGATGAGCCTCGTCCCCTTCCCtgctccggcgccggcgccggagccggagccggagccggagccggagccCGATCCGGAGCCGgatccctcctcctccgccgcggccgcgACGGCGGCGCGGCCGTGGAATCTACGGGCGAGGAAGGGATCatcatcggcggcggcggcggcggagcccgcggcggcggcggagcggcggaCGGTGAGGCTGAGGTCGGAGGACGCGGAGCGGCGGGAGCGGCCCCGTTTCTCGATCGCCCTCACCGTGGAGGAGATCGAGGAGGACATCTACTCCGTCACCGGctcccgcccccgccgccgcccccgcaaGCGCCCTCGCCTCATCCAGAAGCATCTCGAC TCGTTGTTCCCAGGGTCGTGGCTCACGGAGATCACCCTCGACACGTATAGGGTTCCGGAGTAG